In one Maledivibacter sp. genomic region, the following are encoded:
- a CDS encoding tyrosine-type recombinase/integrase: protein MSKIIVSDKIRSDIPTNILIEREILREKLEEIKSSAPPILVRYMNFLYINETARSVNINTALKYTREIIKILEWLIKERIINKPDIQSINKHDLNNIECDDIQQYLDSWGSHTEINSKGEKVLYSNSIRTIFFKGSCIRGFFTWLFKNNYIERNETEKLRKVITPELPPVIALTDDEVRAMLELAECGKTNIYDNTIELTKKEMETHSKTKHRDIAILSMFVYHGLRIHELYHLNLSALYFEKDYFEIYRKRNKKRNMYFSKYTKNALQSYIELERPKENIATGDTDALFISTREHKRLCIRQIRRIVKKYAVKVSGNPKLSPHKLRSTFATKAIDITGNIYKVQKNLDHSSPNTTQRYLKEDEKFKREIAAAINYD, encoded by the coding sequence ATGTCGAAAATAATAGTATCTGATAAAATACGAAGTGATATTCCTACTAACATCTTAATAGAAAGGGAAATCTTAAGGGAGAAACTTGAAGAAATAAAATCTTCTGCTCCGCCAATTTTAGTTAGGTATATGAACTTCCTTTATATTAATGAAACAGCAAGAAGTGTAAATATAAATACAGCATTAAAATACACAAGGGAAATAATTAAGATTCTGGAGTGGCTAATTAAAGAAAGAATTATTAATAAGCCCGACATACAAAGTATTAATAAGCATGATCTCAATAACATTGAATGCGATGATATTCAACAATATCTTGACTCATGGGGAAGCCATACAGAAATAAATAGCAAGGGGGAAAAGGTATTATACAGTAATAGTATTAGAACCATATTTTTTAAAGGTTCCTGTATTAGAGGTTTTTTTACATGGCTATTTAAAAATAATTACATCGAAAGAAATGAAACGGAAAAACTAAGAAAGGTTATTACCCCCGAGCTTCCTCCCGTCATAGCTTTAACCGATGATGAAGTTAGAGCAATGCTTGAGCTTGCTGAATGTGGTAAAACAAATATTTATGATAATACAATAGAGCTTACTAAAAAAGAAATGGAAACCCATAGTAAAACTAAACATAGAGATATAGCGATACTAAGTATGTTTGTATATCATGGCTTAAGAATACATGAACTTTACCATTTAAACCTCTCTGCATTATATTTCGAAAAGGATTACTTTGAGATATACAGAAAGAGGAACAAAAAAAGAAACATGTACTTTTCTAAGTATACGAAAAATGCTTTACAAAGTTATATAGAATTAGAAAGACCAAAGGAAAACATAGCCACAGGAGATACAGATGCATTATTTATTAGTACAAGAGAACATAAAAGATTATGTATCAGACAAATAAGGAGGATCGTGAAAAAATATGCCGTTAAGGTATCCGGAAATCCCAAGCTATCTCCCCATAAATTAAGATCCACCTTCGCAACAAAAGCCATAGATATTACCGGCAATATTTACAAGGTACAAAAAAATCTAGACCATAGTTCGCCTAATACCACCCAAAGGTATTTAAAAGAAGATGAAAAATTCAAGAGAGAAATAGCCGCAGCAATAAATTATGATTAA
- a CDS encoding PH domain-containing protein, whose translation MGLLSGLMGNASKKNIKDVEQEFEHILADGEQLERAFVIIRDLIVFTDKRLILVDKQGVTGKKVEYLSVPYSKINRFSVETAGHFDLDAELKIWLSGTQTPIQKEFRKDKSIYDVQKALATYVLK comes from the coding sequence ATGGGATTATTAAGTGGATTAATGGGTAATGCATCGAAAAAAAATATTAAAGATGTTGAACAAGAATTTGAGCATATACTTGCTGATGGTGAACAATTAGAAAGAGCCTTTGTGATAATAAGAGATTTGATTGTATTTACTGATAAACGCCTTATCCTAGTAGATAAGCAAGGTGTTACAGGTAAAAAAGTAGAATATCTTTCAGTACCTTATAGTAAAATTAATCGTTTTAGCGTAGAAACTGCAGGCCATTTCGATTTAGATGCTGAACTGAAAATATGGCTTTCAGGCACTCAAACCCCAATTCAGAAAGAGTTTAGAAAAGATAAGAGTATATATGATGTTCAGAAGGCTTTAGCTACATATGTTTTAAAGTAA
- a CDS encoding pentapeptide repeat-containing protein: MEIVNGKEYTNCNFDNMYLDMREINNCRFIGCTFHSTHFEESITNRCEFTECDFRGVRFNVSIHNTSAFTNCRFSYADLFSARFVECKMTGSTFEEANMIGVEVSYGNWSYTNLRLNNLKGIDFSYVKLTRADLYGCDLENVKFYGADLSYANLVQAKIKGADLRNSKIDGIDLVNIDLKGVRIDIPQSIMVAQAYGAIVG; this comes from the coding sequence ATGGAAATAGTTAATGGCAAAGAATACACTAACTGTAATTTTGATAATATGTATCTAGATATGAGGGAAATAAATAATTGTAGATTTATTGGGTGTACCTTTCACAGCACCCACTTTGAAGAATCCATAACTAACAGATGCGAGTTTACTGAATGTGATTTTAGGGGAGTACGATTTAATGTCTCAATACATAACACATCGGCCTTTACCAATTGTAGATTTTCCTATGCCGATCTATTCAGTGCCCGATTCGTAGAATGTAAAATGACAGGTTCAACCTTTGAAGAAGCAAATATGATTGGAGTAGAGGTATCCTATGGTAATTGGTCCTATACTAATTTGCGACTAAATAATCTGAAAGGTATCGATTTCAGCTATGTTAAATTAACAAGAGCAGATTTGTATGGTTGTGATTTAGAGAATGTTAAATTTTATGGTGCGGATTTAAGCTATGCAAATTTAGTGCAGGCCAAAATAAAAGGCGCCGATTTGCGTAATTCTAAAATAGATGGAATTGATTTAGTAAACATAGACCTCAAGGGTGTACGCATTGATATACCTCAGAGTATCATGGTAGCACAAGCATATGGCGCAATAGTTGGATAA
- a CDS encoding YdcF family protein: MRFHIKKGRNTSLKYFNKALIIIGILNILYCFLGLSLGWGFYFGLKVLMFSGIFLLIHGFLRIYNSSYKKSLFGRLISGGIVFCFLCCIIMESLILTGAYINDTEDVDYVVVLGAGIINDRPSLELRYRLDKAISFIKKDTEVKKVILCGGIGRGKKFSEAYVMEKYLIDHGINKNKLIKEEQSTSTYENIKYAKEAIEIIDSRDNIKVAISSNDFHLFRAKYIAKKFGFIAAGLPSKTPLYIIPNHHVREYFAIVKSTLF, translated from the coding sequence ATGAGATTTCATATAAAGAAGGGTAGAAATACTTCTTTAAAGTATTTTAATAAAGCATTAATTATTATAGGTATCCTTAACATCCTATATTGCTTTTTGGGGTTATCCCTTGGGTGGGGCTTTTATTTCGGTTTAAAGGTATTAATGTTTTCAGGAATATTCCTATTGATTCATGGATTTCTTAGAATCTATAATAGTTCCTATAAAAAAAGTTTATTTGGAAGGTTAATAAGTGGTGGTATAGTTTTTTGCTTTTTATGCTGCATTATAATGGAGAGCCTTATTTTAACTGGTGCTTACATAAACGATACAGAGGATGTTGACTATGTAGTAGTACTTGGAGCTGGAATTATTAATGATAGGCCGTCCCTTGAGCTAAGATATAGACTTGATAAAGCCATCAGCTTCATAAAAAAGGATACAGAGGTAAAAAAAGTGATATTATGTGGTGGGATAGGAAGGGGTAAAAAGTTTTCTGAAGCTTATGTAATGGAAAAATATTTAATTGACCATGGAATCAATAAAAACAAGCTTATTAAAGAGGAACAATCTACAAGTACATATGAAAATATAAAATATGCTAAAGAGGCTATTGAGATAATAGATTCCCGTGACAATATCAAAGTGGCCATATCAAGTAACGATTTTCACTTGTTTAGAGCAAAGTATATTGCAAAGAAATTTGGGTTTATAGCTGCGGGCTTACCTTCAAAGACACCCTTGTATATAATCCCAAATCATCATGTAAGGGAATACTTTGCTATAGTAAAAAGTACTCTTTTTTGA
- a CDS encoding type IV secretory system conjugative DNA transfer family protein, whose translation MVKPIGEKEVFKGHHTFVCGMTQNGKTAFTVEKLKQTRQPVLFFNPQHEKVEGFVLANIDHKPSQIIRALKMGLRVDYRASLDDEEASWELYYLVDNLFRAGFTKQDPIIFAIDEVHIQNDYKQGKKALKKVANRGLTFGIHAVFISQRPANVPLTIVTQADKHYIFKTGLEKEYFTRKGIKYDRVKDLIEQGGEYSYVEFDGASINGPYKEAL comes from the coding sequence ATGGTTAAGCCTATAGGGGAAAAAGAGGTCTTCAAGGGACATCATACTTTTGTGTGCGGTATGACTCAAAATGGCAAAACTGCTTTTACAGTTGAAAAGCTAAAGCAAACAAGGCAACCAGTTCTATTCTTCAACCCACAACATGAGAAGGTAGAGGGCTTTGTCCTTGCTAATATAGACCATAAACCAAGTCAGATTATAAGGGCTTTAAAGATGGGGCTACGTGTTGACTATAGGGCGTCGCTAGATGATGAAGAAGCGTCTTGGGAACTGTACTATCTTGTTGATAACTTATTTCGAGCAGGGTTCACAAAGCAAGACCCTATTATATTTGCCATAGATGAAGTTCACATACAAAATGATTACAAGCAAGGGAAAAAGGCACTGAAGAAAGTGGCTAATAGGGGGTTAACCTTCGGTATACATGCGGTGTTTATAAGTCAAAGACCTGCTAACGTGCCTTTAACAATAGTTACGCAAGCAGATAAGCATTATATATTTAAGACTGGACTGGAGAAGGAGTATTTTACTAGGAAAGGGATTAAATACGATAGAGTTAAAGACCTTATAGAGCAGGGGGGGGAATATTCATACGTGGAATTTGATGGAGCTAGTATAAATGGGCCATATAAGGAGGCATTGTAA
- a CDS encoding YvrJ family protein produces the protein MDMDLVQLIGQVGFPIAVATFSLLRLEKTMKENTRVMIRICERLEIKEVE, from the coding sequence ATGGATATGGATTTGGTGCAATTAATTGGTCAGGTGGGTTTCCCAATAGCTGTGGCAACTTTTAGTTTATTAAGGTTAGAAAAAACTATGAAGGAAAACACTAGGGTGATGATTCGGATTTGTGAAAGACTTGAAATTAAGGAGGTTGAATAA
- a CDS encoding glucosaminidase domain-containing protein, giving the protein MSNYFDRMKPHAQRASKALGIPVSVILAQWAHESDYGRSWGARHRNNHAGISNFSGKPYSWSKAYKVEPRPKAEGAYYNVYRDVEGFVDDYIHVMNLGYYKAVREAGKTPGIDDDVRELGKSPFAGTHYKKNGVFGGSIMDMIKTNGLTKYDGLHNASLELDKVGEFKETMKKNPNDVILNKDSKIAMFTGVVALGLIALFDD; this is encoded by the coding sequence ATGTCTAACTACTTTGATAGAATGAAGCCCCATGCACAGCGTGCTTCTAAGGCTTTAGGTATACCCGTAAGTGTTATATTGGCACAATGGGCACATGAAAGCGACTATGGTAGGTCTTGGGGTGCTAGGCATAGGAATAATCATGCAGGGATAAGTAATTTTAGCGGTAAGCCATACAGCTGGTCAAAGGCATATAAAGTTGAGCCTAGACCAAAAGCCGAAGGTGCATATTATAACGTGTACCGTGATGTTGAGGGCTTCGTAGATGATTATATCCATGTAATGAACTTAGGGTACTACAAGGCTGTCAGAGAAGCAGGAAAAACTCCCGGGATTGATGATGATGTTCGGGAACTGGGGAAAAGCCCATTTGCAGGGACTCATTACAAGAAAAATGGTGTCTTTGGTGGTTCAATAATGGATATGATAAAGACTAATGGTTTAACCAAATACGACGGTTTACATAATGCCAGTTTAGAACTAGATAAGGTAGGTGAATTTAAAGAAACTATGAAAAAAAATCCTAATGACGTAATTTTAAATAAAGATTCTAAAATAGCCATGTTTACAGGCGTTGTTGCATTAGGATTGATAGCTTTGTTTGATGATTAG
- a CDS encoding NUDIX domain-containing protein, translating into MICFDRDNKRFNYRIAGVVIHNNRLLLHRTEKDSFWALPGGRNEFNEFSKDTLIREIKEEIGEEIEVERLLWVVENFFEFANKDYHELSFCYLMKFKNDSHILHKEEFNGIEGDIRLIFKWFDINELDSIELYPSFIKKKILNLSENIEHIMHIGD; encoded by the coding sequence ATGATTTGTTTTGATAGAGATAATAAAAGATTTAACTATAGGATTGCGGGGGTTGTAATACATAATAACAGGCTTTTATTGCATAGAACGGAAAAAGATAGTTTTTGGGCTTTACCTGGTGGTCGAAATGAATTCAATGAATTTAGTAAAGATACATTGATAAGGGAAATAAAAGAGGAGATTGGTGAAGAAATAGAAGTAGAAAGATTATTATGGGTAGTAGAGAATTTCTTTGAGTTTGCTAATAAGGATTATCATGAGTTATCATTTTGCTATTTAATGAAGTTTAAAAATGATTCACATATTCTACATAAAGAGGAGTTTAATGGCATAGAAGGAGACATAAGATTAATATTTAAATGGTTTGATATAAATGAATTAGACAGTATTGAACTCTATCCATCATTTATCAAGAAAAAGATTCTAAACTTATCAGAGAACATTGAACATATTATGCATATAGGAGATTGA
- a CDS encoding AAA family ATPase yields MNKKLIIINGTTGVGKSATCKELYKKLEGSVWLDGDWCWMMNPFIVNQENKKMIEENITYLLRNYLTNSSFKYVIFNWVIHSEEIFNTLLERLNDLEFNIIKITLICSDKSLKSRIMKDIKNDLRNEKSIDKSLGRLQLYKNMDTIKIDTSNISIPETVDKIIEII; encoded by the coding sequence ATGAATAAAAAGCTAATTATAATAAATGGAACAACGGGTGTAGGTAAAAGTGCAACCTGTAAAGAATTATATAAAAAGCTTGAAGGTTCTGTATGGCTTGATGGCGACTGGTGTTGGATGATGAATCCATTCATAGTAAATCAAGAAAATAAAAAAATGATTGAAGAAAATATAACATATCTACTAAGAAATTATTTAACTAATTCTTCTTTTAAGTATGTAATATTTAATTGGGTAATTCATTCAGAAGAAATATTTAACACTCTACTAGAAAGACTTAATGATTTAGAGTTTAATATCATTAAGATAACTCTTATATGTTCAGATAAAAGTCTTAAAAGTAGGATAATGAAGGATATAAAAAATGATTTGAGAAATGAGAAAAGCATAGATAAGAGCTTGGGTCGTCTTCAATTATATAAGAATATGGATACAATAAAGATTGATACTAGCAATATTTCTATACCAGAAACAGTTGATAAAATTATTGAAATTATTTAA
- a CDS encoding Na+/H+ antiporter NhaC family protein, which yields MKRRIFISTLLCILLTTTISLAVDPEVAQANADKYGLLTLLPPLIAITLAFITKNVVLSLFVGVFSGTFLIALNTNNLFGAFIHGFLNIVQQVLSSLADSWNAGIILQCLAIGGLIGVISKMGGARAVAESLAKKAKTPVSAQIITWVLGLIVFFDDYANSLIVGPIMRPVTDKFQISRERLAFIIDGTAAPIAGIALISTWVGYEIGLIRDAYSSIGQNINAYGIFMQTIPYRFYNILILVFIVATSITLKEFGPMYKAEKRARTTGKLLPDGASIADHEKDDSLEPKKDIVLSVWNAIIPIGVLIITAFLGFYFNGYGALDEATKQLVDASPISMLAIRETFGASDASIVLFQAALIASVVAIIMASAKKILTVSEAIDTWIQGTKSLVITGVILLLAWSLSSTIKELGTAKFLVSVLSDSIPAFLLPSIIFILGSIISFATGTSYGTMGILMPLAIPLAHAISPETSYVVMSAGAVLTGAIFGDHCSPISDTTILSSMGASCDHLEHVKTQLYYAITVGGISVLFGYIPVGLGLSIIIALPLSMAAIIGAVIILGKRVPDAVSNVEQKIA from the coding sequence ATGAAAAGAAGAATCTTTATATCCACATTACTATGCATCTTACTTACTACTACTATCTCATTAGCTGTAGACCCTGAAGTGGCACAGGCTAATGCAGATAAATACGGTTTATTAACTTTATTACCACCTTTGATTGCTATTACTTTAGCATTTATAACTAAAAACGTTGTTCTTTCGTTGTTTGTAGGTGTATTTTCAGGAACATTTCTTATAGCTTTAAATACCAATAATTTATTTGGGGCTTTTATACATGGTTTTTTAAATATTGTACAACAAGTTCTTAGTTCTTTGGCTGATAGCTGGAATGCAGGAATCATTCTTCAATGTTTAGCTATTGGAGGTTTGATAGGAGTTATTTCTAAGATGGGTGGCGCACGTGCTGTGGCTGAGTCATTGGCAAAAAAAGCGAAAACACCAGTAAGTGCCCAAATCATAACTTGGGTCTTAGGTCTAATAGTATTTTTCGATGACTATGCTAACTCTCTAATAGTAGGGCCTATAATGAGACCAGTTACAGATAAATTTCAAATATCCAGAGAAAGACTTGCCTTTATAATCGATGGAACAGCAGCACCAATTGCAGGTATAGCACTGATTTCTACATGGGTAGGATATGAAATCGGACTTATAAGGGATGCATATAGTTCCATTGGGCAAAATATTAATGCATATGGGATTTTCATGCAGACTATTCCCTATAGATTTTATAATATATTAATACTAGTTTTTATAGTTGCTACGTCCATAACGCTAAAGGAATTTGGACCTATGTATAAAGCTGAAAAAAGGGCAAGAACCACAGGAAAGCTATTGCCAGATGGGGCATCTATAGCGGATCATGAAAAGGATGATAGTCTAGAACCTAAGAAGGACATCGTATTAAGTGTATGGAATGCAATTATTCCTATTGGAGTACTAATAATAACTGCATTCTTAGGGTTCTATTTTAACGGATATGGTGCATTAGATGAAGCGACTAAGCAATTGGTAGATGCTTCACCAATATCAATGCTTGCTATCAGAGAAACATTTGGAGCATCCGATGCTAGTATTGTATTATTCCAGGCAGCACTTATTGCCAGTGTAGTTGCAATAATAATGGCTTCTGCTAAAAAAATACTTACTGTATCAGAAGCAATAGATACATGGATACAAGGTACAAAATCATTGGTTATAACAGGGGTGATTCTTTTATTAGCATGGTCATTATCGTCAACTATAAAGGAATTAGGTACTGCTAAATTCTTGGTATCAGTATTATCGGATTCAATACCAGCTTTTTTACTTCCATCAATAATATTTATACTAGGATCAATTATCTCCTTTGCAACGGGAACATCGTATGGAACAATGGGTATATTAATGCCACTTGCCATACCCCTTGCCCATGCCATATCACCGGAAACGAGTTACGTAGTAATGAGTGCAGGAGCTGTTTTAACTGGCGCTATATTTGGAGATCATTGCTCACCGATATCCGATACAACTATTTTGTCTTCAATGGGAGCATCATGTGATCATTTAGAACACGTAAAGACTCAATTATACTACGCTATTACCGTTGGGGGGATATCAGTACTATTTGGATACATCCCCGTGGGACTTGGCCTATCAATTATAATTGCATTGCCTTTATCAATGGCTGCAATTATTGGAGCCGTTATAATATTGGGTAAAAGAGTTCCAGATGCAGTTTCTAATGTTGAACAGAAAATAGCATAA
- a CDS encoding amidohydrolase produces MYRLIQQEVDRIKKDIINYRRDFHRYPETGWTEMRTASLIASRLRNLGYEVLVGRDVMKSEDRMGLLDQEVLDKHYSRAKEQGADPLYLEKVKDGFTGVVGVLNCGDGPVVGIRFDIDALEVNESHDADHMPSREGFRSLNEGVMHACGHDGHGAMGLGLADIFMEMKESFNGTIKLIFQPAEEGVRGAKSMANSGILDDVEYILSGHIGMIENGSGKIYCSIGEFMATSKLDAYFLGTATHAGGSPEKGKNALLAATTAVSNLNSIPRHSKGQTRINVGKLIAGSGRNVIPSNAMMMIETRGSTSELNNYMKDHTIRILKNSAEMYDLKLEIMEMGGAQSAQSDGLLIDMIKRIGCNIDNINEVVDKSVDFGGSEDFSYMMNKVQNQGGKAIYFIIGSDIKADHHNDKFDFIEEDLISGVKLYSLLVYELLKKH; encoded by the coding sequence ATGTATAGATTAATACAGCAAGAAGTTGATAGGATAAAAAAGGACATAATTAATTATAGAAGAGATTTTCATAGATATCCTGAAACGGGATGGACTGAAATGAGAACTGCATCATTAATAGCAAGTAGGCTAAGAAATTTAGGGTATGAAGTCCTTGTGGGTAGAGATGTTATGAAATCAGAGGATAGGATGGGACTACTTGATCAAGAAGTCCTTGACAAACATTATAGCAGGGCAAAGGAGCAGGGTGCTGACCCTTTGTACCTAGAAAAAGTTAAGGATGGATTCACAGGTGTTGTAGGAGTTCTTAATTGTGGCGATGGCCCTGTTGTTGGCATCAGATTTGACATAGATGCCTTGGAGGTTAATGAGAGTCATGATGCTGACCATATGCCAAGCAGGGAAGGATTCAGATCTTTGAATGAAGGGGTTATGCACGCCTGTGGACATGATGGTCATGGGGCCATGGGATTAGGTCTTGCTGATATTTTTATGGAAATGAAGGAAAGTTTTAATGGAACAATAAAACTAATTTTTCAACCGGCAGAAGAGGGCGTTAGGGGAGCCAAATCAATGGCTAATTCCGGAATCCTAGATGATGTTGAATATATTCTTTCTGGACACATTGGTATGATTGAAAATGGAAGTGGTAAAATATACTGCAGCATTGGGGAATTCATGGCCACTTCAAAGCTTGATGCCTACTTCCTAGGTACTGCAACCCACGCTGGTGGTAGTCCTGAAAAGGGCAAAAACGCTCTTTTGGCAGCGACGACGGCGGTCTCAAATTTGAATTCAATCCCTAGACATAGTAAAGGTCAAACAAGGATTAATGTTGGTAAATTGATTGCAGGAAGTGGTAGAAACGTGATTCCATCAAATGCTATGATGATGATCGAAACAAGGGGAAGCACCTCTGAGCTAAATAATTACATGAAGGATCATACTATTAGGATTTTGAAAAATAGTGCAGAAATGTATGATCTCAAACTTGAAATTATGGAGATGGGCGGTGCCCAAAGTGCCCAAAGCGACGGTTTGCTTATAGACATGATAAAAAGAATCGGTTGTAATATTGATAATATAAATGAAGTTGTTGACAAATCAGTTGATTTTGGTGGAAGCGAAGACTTTTCCTATATGATGAATAAAGTTCAAAACCAAGGTGGAAAAGCTATATATTTTATTATCGGAAGTGATATAAAAGCAGACCATCATAATGATAAATTTGATTTTATAGAAGAAGATTTGATATCAGGCGTTAAATTGTACAGTTTGCTTGTTTATGAGCTATTAAAGAAACACTAA
- a CDS encoding amidohydrolase, which translates to MIDERISNMVEGFEEWIINQRRRIHQNPELSRQEFETSRLIVDELSNMGVKVETGYYNTGVVGIIEGHHDGPTIGLRFDMDALQMQEMTDLPFKSTKDNVMHSCGHDGHTAMGLGVARGLMNMRDEIHGIVKLIFQPAEEDAPNGGGAQHMIEEGALKNPDVDCMLGMHIWPQIETGSISIKKGVMMAASDPFVINIKGKGVHASLPSLGIDPIIIGAQIVNNIQTIVSRNIDSFDQAVISIGVFNGGTRYNVIPDKVVLEGTVRTFDEDVRRKIYKKLKLVVENTAISLGGEATLDYKFSYPALVNDDKIVEIVKDNAKEILGEDHCILLDRPTSGGEDFAYFAKAVPSAFIFLGASNPDSEDYPLHSPYFNFNEKALAVGVKVFMTTAIKLGRTL; encoded by the coding sequence ATGATAGATGAGAGAATTAGCAATATGGTTGAAGGATTTGAAGAGTGGATAATTAATCAAAGACGAAGGATTCATCAAAATCCTGAATTGAGTAGACAGGAATTTGAAACATCTAGGCTTATTGTAGATGAACTCAGCAATATGGGTGTAAAGGTTGAAACAGGCTATTATAATACAGGTGTTGTGGGGATTATTGAGGGGCATCATGATGGGCCAACAATTGGACTAAGATTTGATATGGATGCCTTACAAATGCAAGAAATGACAGATTTGCCCTTCAAGTCAACTAAGGACAATGTAATGCATTCATGTGGACATGATGGTCATACTGCAATGGGACTGGGAGTAGCACGGGGGCTAATGAATATGAGAGATGAGATTCATGGCATAGTGAAGCTTATATTTCAACCAGCAGAAGAAGATGCCCCCAATGGTGGCGGTGCCCAGCATATGATTGAAGAAGGTGCCTTGAAAAATCCAGATGTTGATTGTATGCTTGGAATGCATATATGGCCGCAAATAGAAACAGGAAGTATTTCCATAAAGAAGGGTGTAATGATGGCAGCTTCAGATCCCTTTGTAATAAATATTAAAGGGAAAGGTGTTCATGCATCTCTACCAAGTTTGGGAATAGATCCAATTATCATTGGGGCTCAAATTGTGAATAATATACAAACAATTGTAAGTAGAAATATTGATTCCTTTGATCAAGCGGTTATTTCAATCGGAGTTTTTAATGGTGGAACGCGCTACAATGTTATTCCAGATAAAGTGGTTCTTGAGGGAACCGTTCGTACATTTGATGAGGACGTACGAAGGAAGATATATAAGAAATTGAAGTTAGTCGTTGAAAATACAGCAATATCCCTAGGGGGAGAAGCTACACTGGATTATAAATTCTCCTATCCGGCTCTTGTAAATGATGATAAAATTGTAGAAATTGTAAAAGACAATGCTAAAGAGATACTTGGGGAGGATCATTGTATACTATTGGATAGACCAACATCTGGGGGTGAAGATTTTGCATATTTTGCAAAGGCAGTGCCCAGTGCATTCATTTTTCTAGGAGCAAGTAACCCTGATAGTGAAGATTATCCACTTCACAGTCCGTATTTTAATTTTAATGAAAAAGCATTAGCAGTTGGTGTTAAAGTATTTATGACAACAGCGATTAAACTAGGGAGGACTCTTTGA